A part of Caretta caretta isolate rCarCar2 chromosome 1, rCarCar1.hap1, whole genome shotgun sequence genomic DNA contains:
- the PHB2 gene encoding prohibitin-2 isoform X2 produces MAQNLKDLAGRLPAGPRGMGTALKLLLGAGAVAYGVRESVFTVEGGQRAIFFNRIGGIQPDTILAEGLHFRIPWFQYPIIYDIRARPRKISSPTGSKELPKMYQRLGLDYEERVLPSIVNEVLKSVVAKFNASQLITQRAQVSLLIRRELTERAKDFSLILDDVAITELSFSREYTAAVEAKQVAQQEAQRAQFLVEKAKQEQKQKIVQAEGEATAAKMIGEALSKNPGYIKLRKIRAAQNISKTIAASQNRVYLTADNLQLNLQDEGFTR; encoded by the exons ATGGCCCAGAACCTGAAGGACTTGGCGGGACGTCTCCCCGCCGGGCCGCGCGGGATGGGCACCGCCCtcaagctgctgctgggagccggTGCCGTCGCCTACGGGGTCCGCGAGTCGGTCTTCACCG TGGAAGGAGGCCAGAGGGCAATATTCTTCAACCGCATTGGTGGGATCCAGCCAGACACGATCCTGGCCGAGGGCTTGCACTTCAG AATCCCCTGGTTTCAGTATCCAATAATTTATGATATCCGAGCTCGACCCCGAAAAATCTCCTCCCCAACAGGCTCCAAAG AGCTGCCCAAAATGTACCAGCGTCTGGGTCTGGACTATGAGGAGCGGGTCCTTCCTTCCATCGTCAACGAGGTGCTCAAAAGTGTTGTGGCCAAGTTCAATGCTTCACAACTCATCACTCAACGAGCTCAG GTCTCTCTGCTAATCCGACGGGAACTGACAGAGCGAGCCAAGGATTTCAGCCTCATCTTGGATGATGTGGCCATCACCGAGCTAAGTTTCAGCCGCGAGTACACAGCGGCTGTTGAGGCTAAGCAAGTGG CCCAGCAAGAGGCCCAGCGAGCCCAGTTCCTGGTGGAGAAGGCcaagcaggaacagaagcagaagATTGTCCAGGCAGAGGGGGAAGCCACAGCTGCCAAGATGAT TGGTGAAGCCTTGAGCAAGAACCCAGGCTATATCAAGCTGCGCAAGATCCGAGCTGCCCAAAACATCTCCAAGACA ATTGCGGCGTCGCAGAACCGTGTGTATCTCACAGCTGATAACTTACAGTTGAACCTACAGGATGAGGGCTTCACCAGgtaa
- the EMG1 gene encoding ribosomal RNA small subunit methyltransferase NEP1: MAVPKRQLRRPVGDAAAETDPAREAKQAWGQRRRLLVLLEGASLETVKVGKTYELLNCDKHKSLLLRSGRDPGEVRPDITHQSLLMLMDSPLNRAGLLQVYIHTQKNVLIEVNPQTRIPRTFDRFCGLMVQLLHKLSVRAADGPQKLLKVIKNPVTDHLPVGCMKIGTSSSVPNVTDVRELVPTAEPVAIVVGAFAHGSLNVNYTEKMISISNYPLSAALTCAKITTAFEEAWGVV; the protein is encoded by the exons ATGGCGGTGCCCAAGCGGCAGCTCCGAAGACCAGTAGGGGACGCGGCGGCAGAGACTGACCCGGCCCGGGAGGCGAAGCAGGCCTGGGGGCAGCGGCGGCGGCTTCTAGTGCTTCTCGAGGGAGCGAGTCTGGAGACCGTGAAG GTTGGGAAGACGTACGAGCTGCTGAACTGCGACAAGCACAAATCGCTGCTGCTGCGAAGCGGCCGGGACCCAGGGGAAGTGAGGCCCGACATCACACACCAG AGCCTCCTGATGCTCATGGACAGTCCCCTGAACCGGGCTGGCCTGCTGCAGGTTTACATCCACACCCAGAAGAatgttctcattgaagtcaatccCCAGACCAGGATTCCCAGAACCTTTGATCGATTCTGCGGTCTAATGG TTCAGCTGCTACATAAACTCAGTGTCCGTGCAGCTGATGGGCCCCAGAAACTGTTGAAG GTCATCAAGAATCCAGTGACTGATCATCTCCCAGTGGGCTGCATGAAGATAGGCACCTCTTCCTCAGTTCCCAACGTGACGGATGTGCGTGAACTGGTTCCCACTGCAGAGCCTGTTGCAATTGTTGTGGGAGCTTTTGCCCATGGCTCG ctgAATGTTAACTATACAGAGAAGATGATCTCCATCAGCAACTATCCCCTCTCTGCTGCCCTGACCTGTGCCAAGATCACCACAGCCTTTGAGGAGGCATGGGGGGTGGTGTGA
- the PHB2 gene encoding prohibitin-2 isoform X1, which yields MAQNLKDLAGRLPAGPRGMGTALKLLLGAGAVAYGVRESVFTVEGGQRAIFFNRIGGIQPDTILAEGLHFRIPWFQYPIIYDIRARPRKISSPTGSKDLQMVNISLRVLSRPNAAELPKMYQRLGLDYEERVLPSIVNEVLKSVVAKFNASQLITQRAQVSLLIRRELTERAKDFSLILDDVAITELSFSREYTAAVEAKQVAQQEAQRAQFLVEKAKQEQKQKIVQAEGEATAAKMIGEALSKNPGYIKLRKIRAAQNISKTIAASQNRVYLTADNLQLNLQDEGFTR from the exons ATGGCCCAGAACCTGAAGGACTTGGCGGGACGTCTCCCCGCCGGGCCGCGCGGGATGGGCACCGCCCtcaagctgctgctgggagccggTGCCGTCGCCTACGGGGTCCGCGAGTCGGTCTTCACCG TGGAAGGAGGCCAGAGGGCAATATTCTTCAACCGCATTGGTGGGATCCAGCCAGACACGATCCTGGCCGAGGGCTTGCACTTCAG AATCCCCTGGTTTCAGTATCCAATAATTTATGATATCCGAGCTCGACCCCGAAAAATCTCCTCCCCAACAGGCTCCAAAG ATCTGCAGATGGTGAACATCTCTCTGCGTGTCCTTTCACGCCCCAATGCTGCAGAGCTGCCCAAAATGTACCAGCGTCTGGGTCTGGACTATGAGGAGCGGGTCCTTCCTTCCATCGTCAACGAGGTGCTCAAAAGTGTTGTGGCCAAGTTCAATGCTTCACAACTCATCACTCAACGAGCTCAG GTCTCTCTGCTAATCCGACGGGAACTGACAGAGCGAGCCAAGGATTTCAGCCTCATCTTGGATGATGTGGCCATCACCGAGCTAAGTTTCAGCCGCGAGTACACAGCGGCTGTTGAGGCTAAGCAAGTGG CCCAGCAAGAGGCCCAGCGAGCCCAGTTCCTGGTGGAGAAGGCcaagcaggaacagaagcagaagATTGTCCAGGCAGAGGGGGAAGCCACAGCTGCCAAGATGAT TGGTGAAGCCTTGAGCAAGAACCCAGGCTATATCAAGCTGCGCAAGATCCGAGCTGCCCAAAACATCTCCAAGACA ATTGCGGCGTCGCAGAACCGTGTGTATCTCACAGCTGATAACTTACAGTTGAACCTACAGGATGAGGGCTTCACCAGgtaa
- the LOC125622791 gene encoding myb/SANT-like DNA-binding domain-containing protein 7, whose translation MESQNCKRAPAWTKREVLELIAVWGDESVLSEFCSKRRNAKIFEKISKVMKDRGYNRVPQQYRVKLKELRQAYQKTQEANTRSGSEPQTCHFYDELHTILGSAPTTTVHLYVDSCKGVSRNRDEDFGDEEDDEKGEVEDSAHQANGETVLPDSQELFITLEIVPSQPELPDLEGGEGTSAANVSTLHYHLLPRG comes from the coding sequence atggagtcccagaactgcaaaagagctccagcatggaccaaacgggaggtactggaactgatcgctgtatggggagacgaatccgtgctatcagaattctgttccaaaagacgaaatgccaaaatatttgaaaaaatctccaaggtcatgaaggacagaggctataacagggtccCGCAGCAGTACCgggtgaaacttaaggagctcaggcaagcctaccaaaaaacccaagaggcaaacacccgctcggggtcagagccccagacatgccacttctacgatgagctgcatacaattctagggagtgcccctacaactaccgtacacctgtatgtggactcctgcaagggagtctcacgcaacagggatgaggattttggggacgaggaagatgatgagaagggggaggttgaagatagcgcacaccaggcaaatggagaaaccgttctccccgacagccaggaactgtttatcaccctggagatagtaccctcccaacctgagctcccagaccttgaaggtggagaaggcacctctg
- the LPCAT3 gene encoding lysophospholipid acyltransferase 5 isoform X2 translates to MGPLCLSPNSPYDIRGCCTTCTTPPWGYPFALFQRYFLFQKEVYLIHLYNTLTGLSIAYFNFGTQFTHSLLCVLIQFLILRLMGRTVTAVLTTFCFQITYLMAGYYFTATEHYDIKWTMPHCVLTLKLIGLAIDYYDGGKDLESLNPEQKRFAVHGVPTLLEVSGFSYFYGAFMVGPQFSMTDYQKLARGEMTDVPGQRPNSLVPAVKRLTLGLFFLVTYTLVSQYISDEDLISDAYLEQPFWFRCFYILIWGKVTLYKYVTCWLVTEGVCIVVGLGYNGQDENGKPRWDACANMKVWLFETTPFFTGTIASFNINTNAWVARYIFKRLKFLGNKLLSQALALFFLAVWHGLHSGYLVCFQMEFLIVIVERQAINLVRDSPVLSAWASITILQPLYYVLQQTIHWMFMGYSLVPFCLFAWDKWIKVYSSIYFLGHMIFLTLLLVLPYIRRALVPRKEKLKKAE, encoded by the exons GATACCCTTTTGCCTTGTTCCAGCGCTATTTCCTCTTCCAGAAGGAGGTCTACCTCATTCACCTGTACAACACCCTAACAGGGCTCTCAATTGCCTACTTCAACTTCG GGACGCAGTTCACTCACTCCCTGCTGTGTGTCCTGATCCAGTTCCTCATACTGAGGCTTATGGGCCGCACAGTAACTGCTGTCTTGACCACCTTCTGCTTTCAAATA ACATACCTTATGGCTGGTTATTACTTCACCGCCACAGAGCATTATGACATTAAGTGGACCATGCCACACTGTGTCTTGACTCTCAAGCTGATTG GCTTGGCCATCGATTATTACGATGGAGGGAAGGATTTG GAGTCCCTGAACCCTGAGCAGAAGCGGTTTGCAGTCCATGGAGTTCCTACCTTACTGGAGGTTTCAGGTTTCTCCTATTTTTACGGTGCCTTCATGGTGGGGCCCCAGTTCTCCATGACAGACTATCAGAAACTGGCAAGGGGCGAGATGACTGATGTTCCAGGCCAAAGACCCAACAG ccTTGTGCCTGCTGTCAAGCGCCTTACCCTAGGCCTCTTCTTTCTGGTAACCTATACCCTAGTGAGCCAATACATCTCTGATGAAGACCTCATCTCTGATGCATACCTT GAACAGCCTTTCTGGTTCCGCTGCTTTTACATATTGATCTGGGGCAAAGTGACACTCTACAAATATGTCACCTGCTGGCTTGTCACG GAAGGCGTCTGCATCGTCGTTGGCCTTGGGTACAATGGCCAGGATGAGAATGGGAAACCACGGTGGGACGCTTGTGCCAACATGAAGGTTTGGTTATTCGAGACAACACCCTTCTTCACGGGGACCATTGCTTCCTTCAACATCAACACCAATGCCTGGGTGGCTCG CTACATCTTCAAACGGCTGAAGTTCTTGGGTAACAAGCTTCTGTCACAGGCATTGGCCCTGTTCTTCCTGGCTGTGTGGCATGGGCTGCACTCTGGCTACCTTGTGTGCTTCCAAATGGAGTTCCTTATAGTCATCGTTGAAAGACAG GCTATCAACCTAGTGCGGGACTCTCCTGTTCTGAGTGCTTGGGCCTCTATCACCATCCTGCAGCCTCTCTACTATGTGCTGCAGCAAACCATCCACTGGATGTTCATGGGTTACTCACTGGTGCCGTTCTGCCTTTTTGCCTGGGACAAGTGGATCAAG gtGTATAGCTCTATTTATTTCTTAGGCCACATGATATTCCTCACCTTACTGCTCGTGTTGCCTTACATCCGCAGAGCACTTGTGCCACGGAAAGAAAAGCTAAAGAAAGCAGAGTAA
- the LPCAT3 gene encoding lysophospholipid acyltransferase 5 isoform X1 — protein sequence MAVAGSGLGLAQAAEALGSSEQALRLIVSIFLGYPFALFQRYFLFQKEVYLIHLYNTLTGLSIAYFNFGTQFTHSLLCVLIQFLILRLMGRTVTAVLTTFCFQITYLMAGYYFTATEHYDIKWTMPHCVLTLKLIGLAIDYYDGGKDLESLNPEQKRFAVHGVPTLLEVSGFSYFYGAFMVGPQFSMTDYQKLARGEMTDVPGQRPNSLVPAVKRLTLGLFFLVTYTLVSQYISDEDLISDAYLEQPFWFRCFYILIWGKVTLYKYVTCWLVTEGVCIVVGLGYNGQDENGKPRWDACANMKVWLFETTPFFTGTIASFNINTNAWVARYIFKRLKFLGNKLLSQALALFFLAVWHGLHSGYLVCFQMEFLIVIVERQAINLVRDSPVLSAWASITILQPLYYVLQQTIHWMFMGYSLVPFCLFAWDKWIKVYSSIYFLGHMIFLTLLLVLPYIRRALVPRKEKLKKAE from the exons GATACCCTTTTGCCTTGTTCCAGCGCTATTTCCTCTTCCAGAAGGAGGTCTACCTCATTCACCTGTACAACACCCTAACAGGGCTCTCAATTGCCTACTTCAACTTCG GGACGCAGTTCACTCACTCCCTGCTGTGTGTCCTGATCCAGTTCCTCATACTGAGGCTTATGGGCCGCACAGTAACTGCTGTCTTGACCACCTTCTGCTTTCAAATA ACATACCTTATGGCTGGTTATTACTTCACCGCCACAGAGCATTATGACATTAAGTGGACCATGCCACACTGTGTCTTGACTCTCAAGCTGATTG GCTTGGCCATCGATTATTACGATGGAGGGAAGGATTTG GAGTCCCTGAACCCTGAGCAGAAGCGGTTTGCAGTCCATGGAGTTCCTACCTTACTGGAGGTTTCAGGTTTCTCCTATTTTTACGGTGCCTTCATGGTGGGGCCCCAGTTCTCCATGACAGACTATCAGAAACTGGCAAGGGGCGAGATGACTGATGTTCCAGGCCAAAGACCCAACAG ccTTGTGCCTGCTGTCAAGCGCCTTACCCTAGGCCTCTTCTTTCTGGTAACCTATACCCTAGTGAGCCAATACATCTCTGATGAAGACCTCATCTCTGATGCATACCTT GAACAGCCTTTCTGGTTCCGCTGCTTTTACATATTGATCTGGGGCAAAGTGACACTCTACAAATATGTCACCTGCTGGCTTGTCACG GAAGGCGTCTGCATCGTCGTTGGCCTTGGGTACAATGGCCAGGATGAGAATGGGAAACCACGGTGGGACGCTTGTGCCAACATGAAGGTTTGGTTATTCGAGACAACACCCTTCTTCACGGGGACCATTGCTTCCTTCAACATCAACACCAATGCCTGGGTGGCTCG CTACATCTTCAAACGGCTGAAGTTCTTGGGTAACAAGCTTCTGTCACAGGCATTGGCCCTGTTCTTCCTGGCTGTGTGGCATGGGCTGCACTCTGGCTACCTTGTGTGCTTCCAAATGGAGTTCCTTATAGTCATCGTTGAAAGACAG GCTATCAACCTAGTGCGGGACTCTCCTGTTCTGAGTGCTTGGGCCTCTATCACCATCCTGCAGCCTCTCTACTATGTGCTGCAGCAAACCATCCACTGGATGTTCATGGGTTACTCACTGGTGCCGTTCTGCCTTTTTGCCTGGGACAAGTGGATCAAG gtGTATAGCTCTATTTATTTCTTAGGCCACATGATATTCCTCACCTTACTGCTCGTGTTGCCTTACATCCGCAGAGCACTTGTGCCACGGAAAGAAAAGCTAAAGAAAGCAGAGTAA